The following are encoded in a window of bacterium genomic DNA:
- a CDS encoding tetratricopeptide repeat protein translates to MRKIFFLVPFFLILQSCAFFNTFYNARKSYKLGKESVERSSRTSREAPSNTPEMKLGFFDSEPDNIPGDAKTAFDISIEKANKVVVLHPTSGWVDDALLLLGKSYYLRSGEGDYLEAKNRFEVLMTRFPASELISEAKLWYGKTLFKLQQFQEAQEILRPIEALNTTEDIRAEANLILGDIALLDENLNVAKAYYAQAQKLAKDDNLRKTTLYKSAYCFYKDQKFSECAEFLNKLLQKNLSLSERFEMLVFRSRALKMVGQYKTAIDHLDKILGDPKYKTYFARAEFEIADILRTQGRSSDAEKQFLFIVNTYATAPVGDCYYMLGLLHDTTQTRPSVDFTPDHNRAMKFYTLVRNKYASSYYASAAVARLTFFEKMNVLKGVLYANRYLVEIIESRMKALESGDTTTFVPDEFLVQLVKLDTSTQTNVPEEKDKIETVTDKTEQDLKTINMVSTELTDKQNEINSDIFSLVELTHRDSLLSFRKKVNERLAEYHILLAEYYANELHLYDSSLAYYTIVTESLKGTTSEEIAYYGLARIHQIKGFPNYLSLYKEVYEKFPNGVMSKTGESILGLKAANADRYDDVFEEAQMLMVSDTQWEKAADLFQSIARSDSTKHKWPSVYAMGLLEEKKKNNPQKAFLYYNTLLYGAPSWPSAEKLRQKVNAYKKAWNIQNDSAGYTIDTTLIRWQREMSVTQIDQKTDSIRTRQEIGKNSISITTESASIDTSRLQMTDSELEEFEFLLKKKSGTDSTKVGKKLKPDESLKNKKQRRIKEDESDATPIIKEE, encoded by the coding sequence ATGCGCAAAATTTTTTTTCTTGTTCCTTTTTTCTTGATTCTGCAAAGCTGTGCGTTTTTTAATACATTTTATAACGCCCGGAAAAGTTATAAATTAGGCAAAGAAAGCGTTGAACGTTCTTCGCGTACATCACGGGAAGCACCCTCCAATACTCCGGAAATGAAGTTGGGTTTTTTTGATTCGGAACCGGATAACATACCGGGCGATGCCAAAACCGCTTTTGATATCTCTATAGAAAAAGCCAATAAGGTCGTCGTGCTTCATCCGACAAGCGGATGGGTGGATGATGCACTCTTGCTGCTCGGCAAATCCTATTATTTGCGTTCCGGTGAAGGGGATTATCTTGAAGCTAAAAACCGCTTTGAAGTACTGATGACACGGTTTCCCGCGTCCGAACTGATATCGGAAGCAAAACTTTGGTACGGTAAAACATTATTCAAACTTCAGCAGTTTCAGGAAGCACAGGAAATTCTTCGCCCGATCGAAGCGCTCAATACAACGGAAGACATACGTGCCGAAGCCAACTTAATACTGGGCGATATTGCGCTTCTTGATGAGAACCTCAACGTGGCGAAGGCTTATTATGCACAGGCTCAGAAGCTCGCTAAAGATGACAATCTACGCAAAACGACGTTGTATAAATCAGCTTACTGTTTTTACAAAGATCAAAAGTTTTCAGAGTGCGCAGAATTTCTAAATAAACTGTTGCAAAAAAACCTATCTCTTTCCGAACGCTTCGAAATGCTTGTTTTCCGATCACGGGCGCTAAAGATGGTCGGCCAGTATAAAACAGCCATTGATCATTTAGATAAAATCTTAGGTGATCCAAAGTATAAAACATACTTTGCGCGGGCCGAGTTTGAAATTGCCGATATTTTACGTACGCAGGGTCGTTCAAGCGATGCCGAGAAGCAGTTTCTTTTCATAGTCAATACTTATGCTACGGCCCCGGTTGGGGATTGTTATTACATGTTGGGGTTGTTGCATGACACGACACAAACGAGACCGTCGGTCGATTTCACTCCCGATCATAATCGTGCAATGAAATTTTATACGTTGGTTCGTAACAAATATGCTTCGTCGTACTATGCATCAGCGGCCGTTGCCCGATTGACATTTTTTGAAAAAATGAATGTGCTCAAAGGCGTTTTGTATGCCAATCGGTATTTAGTCGAAATCATCGAAAGTCGTATGAAAGCATTGGAATCAGGCGATACAACGACTTTTGTGCCGGATGAATTTCTAGTGCAGTTGGTCAAACTAGATACTAGTACACAAACTAACGTACCTGAAGAAAAGGACAAGATAGAAACTGTAACAGATAAAACAGAGCAAGACCTTAAGACGATCAATATGGTATCAACGGAATTGACCGATAAACAAAACGAAATCAATTCCGATATTTTTTCGCTCGTTGAGTTAACTCATAGAGATAGTTTGTTGAGTTTCCGAAAAAAAGTTAATGAACGATTAGCTGAGTATCATATTTTACTAGCAGAATATTATGCTAACGAGCTGCATTTATATGATTCCTCATTAGCTTATTATACGATAGTGACAGAATCACTAAAAGGAACAACCAGCGAAGAGATCGCATATTACGGTTTGGCGCGCATACATCAAATCAAAGGGTTTCCAAATTATCTGTCGTTGTATAAAGAGGTATATGAGAAATTTCCCAACGGCGTCATGTCTAAAACAGGGGAAAGTATTCTCGGATTGAAGGCTGCAAATGCAGATCGTTATGATGATGTTTTTGAGGAAGCGCAAATGCTGATGGTGTCCGACACGCAATGGGAAAAAGCCGCTGATTTATTTCAATCCATTGCACGAAGCGATTCGACCAAACATAAATGGCCCTCGGTTTATGCGATGGGTTTATTGGAAGAAAAGAAAAAAAACAATCCGCAAAAGGCTTTTCTGTACTATAACACTTTATTGTACGGTGCACCATCATGGCCGTCTGCCGAAAAGTTGCGACAGAAAGTGAACGCCTACAAAAAAGCGTGGAATATTCAAAATGATTCGGCCGGTTATACGATTGACACGACATTGATCCGTTGGCAACGTGAAATGAGCGTGACGCAAATTGATCAAAAAACTGATTCCATCAGAACACGCCAAGAAATTGGTAAAAACAGCATATCGATCACGACTGAATCTGCGAGTATAGATACCAGTCGTTTACAAATGACTGACTCCGAACTCGAAGAATTTGAATTCCTTTTAAAAAAGAAATCCGGAACGGATTCTACGAAAGTTGGGAAAAAACTTAAACCCGATGAGTCGCTAAAGAACAAAAAACAGCGTCGGATCAAAGAAGACGAGTCGGATGCGACACCGATCATCAAAGAGGAATAA
- a CDS encoding septal ring lytic transglycosylase RlpA family protein — MRYTVLLLIFLLFIYACVPNPQYGTVASRTRGEIPGKEIIKKGYQTGVASYYAHKFHGRKTANGEIFDMYKLTAAHRTLPFNTLVKVTNLKNNKTIQVRINDRGPFAKDRIIDLSLAAAQKIDMIGSGTAEVRLDIIKEGP, encoded by the coding sequence ATGCGTTATACTGTTTTGCTGCTAATTTTTTTGCTATTCATATACGCGTGTGTGCCCAATCCGCAGTATGGCACGGTTGCGTCGCGAACACGGGGTGAAATTCCGGGGAAAGAAATAATAAAAAAAGGGTATCAGACCGGCGTCGCGTCATATTATGCACATAAATTTCACGGCAGAAAGACAGCTAATGGTGAAATTTTTGATATGTATAAACTAACCGCGGCACATCGTACGCTGCCATTTAACACGTTAGTCAAAGTAACCAATTTAAAAAACAACAAAACGATCCAAGTTCGTATCAATGACCGCGGCCCTTTTGCTAAAGACCGGATTATTGATCTATCGCTGGCGGCCGCGCAAAAAATAGACATGATCGGTAGCGGGACAGCTGAAGTAAGGCTCGATATTATCAAAGAAGGTCCATAA